In the Spirochaetia bacterium 38H-sp genome, TATCTTGGGTTTCTTCTACATCTTGAGGTCTCTAGGGCAGGAGTTGAGCTTATCATAAAAAAAAATACAGAGATTGTTTATAGAGAAAATCTTGCAGAGAAAAACACAACAGTAAAAATGGCATGGTGGACAAATCCTGCGATAGAACCAGGTATATACACATTAGAACTCATTTCTCAAGAAAACAGTCCCCACGATTGTCTCTACAGTCTGGACTATTATATTCTGGATAATAAACCTGATTACATAATCAATCCCGATTCTATTACTACCATAGAAATAGTTCCTGAGCAGCTTGGTTTTGCCCTCTGTGAGATATATGTTCCAGATAAAACAAACACCCTCAGAATAGATGTGCTTGATGCAGATTTTGATGCAGACCTTTTTTTATTTTCACCGGATTCTCAGAAAGAGTACTATGACTTTTCTTACAAAGCGATAAATCCCTATACAAGAGAAACCCTTATCATAGATAAACCCTCTTCCGGAAAATATAAGCTGTTGGCAGGTGACTTATCTGCAAGGTGGCCGTATTACAACAAGCTTACTCTAAGTGTAAAGCTCTCCTCTGCTCCGCCACAAAAAGTAAAGGAGAGAAAAATGTCTTATACCGGTAATAGCCTACCATACGCAGTCATAGAAATCTTCTCAGGCTCATCATCTGGTACAGGCGTTATAATAGCACCACAATACATACTCACAGCTTCTCACGTAGTATCTGACAGAGCAGTCATAGCCGTAAGCACTGATAGAGCAAAACCCGCTATAGAAACCCTCAGAGGGGAAGTCGTATACAGAGACACAATCGCGGACCTTGCACTAGTAAAGATCACAGCAGGTTTCTATGACCAACTCGATTTGCAACTGGTACCTCCTCCGCTTGTCTTGTCTGATACGGATCCCTCATATATGACAAAGTACACGGTATGGGGATACTCCAGCGATATCAGTATAACAAGCAGAGCAATCATCTCGTGTATAGGAGCCTCTGTAGCCGGTTATGAGCATGCAAGCCCGCTGGGAAAAGACCTTGAGCTAATAAGATTGGATACCGCTACACCTCCGGGGTTCTCGGGTGCACCCCTATTGGATTCTGATAAAAAAATAGCAGGAATCATAATACAAACCTTAGAAGGAGATGAAAAAAGCATCACTATTGCAGTCCCAGCCTGGTATATAAAAAACTTTCTTAAAAAAGCCGGCATAAAATTCTAAAACACACAATACCGAACGCGCCGGGAGGCTGGCGCATCCCGGCGCTGCCTTTGGCATAAGAAAAAACAGCTTATAGACCGGTGATACAAGGCCCATACGGAGAAAAGATGGCAAAAATAATCTATAAAGATGAACACTGTATAATAGCAAACAAAGAAGCTGGCGAGCTTGTTATGGACACTGGAGACAAAACAGCAGGACTTGTAAAGGAACTACAGAAGGAAGGAGGAAACATATATCCTGTAAACAGGCTGGATAGACCTACTAGCGGGCTCATTATCTTTGCAAGACACAAAAAAGCAGCCTCCCTGTTATCTGCACAGTTTGCCCAAAGAGCAGTCTGCAAA is a window encoding:
- a CDS encoding serine protease translates to MSTSRILIALLLCSFFIYPQSIELPGELLPGKTVTGKLNNGETKIHTFVITSEYLGFLLHLEVSRAGVELIIKKNTEIVYRENLAEKNTTVKMAWWTNPAIEPGIYTLELISQENSPHDCLYSLDYYILDNKPDYIINPDSITTIEIVPEQLGFALCEIYVPDKTNTLRIDVLDADFDADLFLFSPDSQKEYYDFSYKAINPYTRETLIIDKPSSGKYKLLAGDLSARWPYYNKLTLSVKLSSAPPQKVKERKMSYTGNSLPYAVIEIFSGSSSGTGVIIAPQYILTASHVVSDRAVIAVSTDRAKPAIETLRGEVVYRDTIADLALVKITAGFYDQLDLQLVPPPLVLSDTDPSYMTKYTVWGYSSDISITSRAIISCIGASVAGYEHASPLGKDLELIRLDTATPPGFSGAPLLDSDKKIAGIIIQTLEGDEKSITIAVPAWYIKNFLKKAGIKF